The Ignatzschineria rhizosphaerae genome contains a region encoding:
- a CDS encoding ROK family protein, which translates to MSHKLPLIIIADMGATFSRIAFIDEYQAIRHVKVYPSADYHSPKEVIRAYLAEINEEAPDHIFIAVAAPIVNDRLVLTNNHWDFSQQEISQDLNTKVTFINDFEALSLSLDHLSHLETIEIGQHRSSKHPYPQHSKVVIGTGTGFGTAISLQTDQGTISIPSEGGHALYSPQDCVETELVHLAIKELNRPIIVEDLLACKHGIQRLIRLMAIQENVAQIPFEPTPEGLLDAALEKEEPFAIHVLNRYCMMLGNTASNIALTSGAADGVYIGGGFSPRFSEFLQQSKFRECFVNKESVADILETVPTYLIVHPYATLVGLQQILPRYLS; encoded by the coding sequence ATGAGTCATAAATTACCGCTAATTATTATCGCTGATATGGGAGCGACTTTCTCTCGTATTGCTTTTATCGATGAATATCAAGCCATTCGCCATGTTAAGGTCTACCCTTCGGCTGATTACCACTCTCCTAAAGAGGTGATCCGCGCCTATCTTGCAGAGATTAATGAAGAAGCTCCTGATCATATTTTTATTGCTGTTGCTGCGCCCATTGTGAATGATCGCTTAGTTCTAACAAATAACCATTGGGACTTTAGTCAGCAAGAGATTTCTCAAGACCTTAATACTAAAGTAACTTTTATTAATGATTTTGAAGCTTTATCTCTCTCTTTAGATCATCTTTCACATTTAGAAACCATTGAAATTGGTCAGCATCGAAGCAGTAAACACCCCTACCCTCAACACTCTAAAGTGGTTATCGGTACCGGAACAGGTTTTGGTACCGCAATTAGCTTACAGACTGATCAAGGAACAATCAGTATCCCTTCTGAAGGGGGGCATGCGCTTTATTCCCCCCAAGATTGTGTTGAAACAGAGCTCGTACATTTAGCCATAAAAGAGCTAAATCGCCCCATTATCGTTGAAGATCTTCTCGCTTGTAAGCATGGGATTCAACGCCTTATTCGCTTAATGGCTATTCAAGAAAATGTCGCTCAAATCCCTTTTGAACCAACGCCTGAAGGCTTATTAGATGCCGCTCTTGAAAAAGAGGAGCCTTTTGCCATTCATGTTTTAAATCGTTACTGCATGATGCTAGGAAACACTGCCAGCAATATTGCCCTTACTAGTGGCGCTGCTGATGGTGTCTATATTGGGGGCGGATTTTCTCCTCGATTTAGTGAGTTTTTACAACAATCTAAATTTAGAGAATGTTTTGTAAACAAGGAATCTGTTGCAGATATCTTAGAAACCGTTCCGACATACTTAATTGTTCATCCTTATGCAACTTTAGTAGGATTACAACAAATTCTACCTAGATATCTTTCATAG